In the genome of Betaproteobacteria bacterium, one region contains:
- a CDS encoding DMT family transporter, translated as MIGATVCWASAGTLVRHMSVKDSWEITFWRSLFMMIFIGGYLLHKRRRTGAPVNFQIGRAGLVSGMLWASMYVSFLVALGRTTVASTLVICSIAPFLAALAGKLFLQESLPARTWVAMLVAFSGIAVMFAGSMGGGAWLGNLIAVLIPIAFAANVVMLRRMHASADTTVTLLASGIISMLVTLPVALPFEVGAKDLALLAIMGSVQLGLGCLLMIHTTPRLAAAEIGLLSILETLFGTFATWLFAGERPALATLTGGLVVIGALALNELIGMRRQSLTPTEKQALQSSSGH; from the coding sequence ATGATTGGCGCGACCGTGTGCTGGGCCAGCGCCGGCACGCTGGTGCGCCATATGTCCGTCAAGGACAGTTGGGAAATCACCTTCTGGCGCTCCTTGTTCATGATGATCTTCATCGGCGGCTATCTCCTCCACAAACGCCGGCGCACGGGCGCGCCGGTCAATTTTCAGATTGGCCGCGCGGGCCTGGTCTCGGGCATGCTGTGGGCTTCCATGTACGTTTCCTTCTTGGTGGCTCTGGGCAGAACCACGGTGGCGAGCACCTTGGTGATATGCAGCATCGCGCCTTTCCTCGCGGCGCTGGCCGGCAAATTGTTTCTGCAAGAATCTCTCCCCGCGCGTACTTGGGTGGCCATGCTGGTGGCTTTCAGCGGCATCGCGGTCATGTTTGCCGGTTCGATGGGAGGCGGCGCGTGGCTCGGCAATCTCATCGCGGTGCTGATCCCCATTGCCTTCGCCGCCAATGTCGTCATGCTGCGCCGCATGCACGCCAGCGCGGATACGACCGTCACTTTGCTTGCCTCCGGCATCATCTCCATGCTGGTGACGCTGCCAGTGGCGCTGCCCTTTGAAGTAGGCGCCAAGGATTTGGCTTTGCTCGCCATCATGGGTTCGGTGCAATTGGGACTGGGTTGTTTGTTGATGATCCATACCACACCGCGCCTGGCGGCGGCCGAGATCGGGTTGCTCTCCATCCTGGAGACTTTGTTCGGCACCTTCGCCACTTGGCTCTTCGCCGGCGAGCGCCCGGCGCTGGCCACCTTGACGGGCGGACTCGTGGTGATTGGCGCCCTGGCGCTAAACGAACTAATCGGCATGCGCCGCCAATCGCTGACGCCCACCGAAAAGCAGGCACTGCAATCTTCATCTGGACACTGA
- a CDS encoding SDR family oxidoreductase, which produces MNNLDMKGRCAIVTGGASGIGLAIAQRLARSGASVAIWDMNEQSMNNAAKTLTGAPKTLTQKVDVAKIEQVEAAFKATVAALGKVDALVNSAGVAGKNAMTWEYPVEEWLRVHDINLNGTFYCCRTTASHMIANGYGRIVNIASIAGKEGNPTASAYSSSKAAVIGLTKSLAKELAKNNITVNCVTPAAVRTPIFDQVSQQHVDYMLQKIPIGRFGLTEEIAAAVSWLCTEDCSFTTGSALDLSGGRATY; this is translated from the coding sequence GTGAACAATCTGGACATGAAAGGCAGGTGCGCCATTGTCACCGGCGGCGCATCGGGAATTGGGCTCGCCATCGCGCAACGGCTGGCGCGCTCGGGTGCGTCCGTGGCTATATGGGATATGAACGAGCAGTCCATGAACAATGCAGCGAAGACACTCACGGGCGCTCCCAAGACTCTCACGCAGAAAGTGGACGTCGCCAAGATCGAGCAAGTGGAAGCGGCTTTCAAGGCCACGGTTGCGGCGCTCGGCAAGGTGGACGCATTGGTGAATTCCGCCGGCGTCGCGGGCAAGAATGCCATGACTTGGGAGTATCCGGTGGAGGAATGGCTGCGCGTGCACGACATCAACTTGAACGGCACCTTCTACTGCTGCCGCACAACAGCTTCGCACATGATCGCCAACGGGTACGGGCGCATCGTGAACATCGCCTCGATCGCGGGCAAGGAAGGCAATCCCACGGCGAGCGCTTACAGTTCATCCAAGGCGGCCGTGATTGGATTGACCAAGTCCCTGGCCAAGGAACTCGCCAAGAACAACATCACCGTCAACTGCGTCACACCGGCGGCGGTGAGGACTCCCATCTTCGACCAAGTGTCGCAGCAGCACGTCGACTACATGCTGCAAAAAATTCCCATCGGACGTTTTGGGTTAACGGAGGAAATCGCCGCCGCCGTGTCATGGCTGTGCACGGAAGATTGTTCCTTCACCACGGGTTCGGCGCTGGATTTGTCCGGCGGCCGGGCGACGTACTAA
- a CDS encoding carbon monoxide dehydrogenase, with protein sequence MEMIGEQIIALPQREVWEALNDPAILKQCIPGCETVEMITDSEYKMAMVASIGPVKAKFSGKLTLTDVSVPDTYTLHFEGTGGVAGFGKGSCQVTLSSDPTGTKLSYNAKASVGGKIAQIGSRLVSGAAKKIADQFFAKFNEVLVPTNQG encoded by the coding sequence ATGGAAATGATTGGCGAGCAAATCATCGCCCTTCCGCAACGAGAAGTGTGGGAAGCGCTGAACGACCCCGCGATCCTCAAGCAATGCATTCCCGGTTGCGAGACCGTGGAGATGATCACGGATAGCGAATACAAGATGGCCATGGTCGCCTCCATTGGCCCGGTGAAAGCGAAATTCAGCGGCAAGCTCACGCTCACCGATGTAAGCGTACCGGACACTTACACCTTGCATTTCGAGGGCACGGGCGGTGTGGCGGGTTTCGGGAAGGGCAGTTGCCAGGTGACACTCAGCTCAGATCCCACGGGCACCAAGTTAAGTTACAACGCCAAGGCCTCGGTAGGCGGAAAGATCGCGCAGATCGGCTCGCGCCTGGTGAGTGGCGCGGCCAAGAAGATCGCGGACCAGTTCTTCGCGAAATTCAATGAAGTGCTGGTTCCCACGAACCAGGGTTGA
- a CDS encoding VWA domain-containing protein yields the protein MPAGTLAPNIVHFARGLRRAGLPIGSGQILDALRAAELVGVEERDDFYWGLASILTDRHAQLELFDAAFRYFWEQKPFVTEASGRDNNGNAEGDEISRRVAEAFTPRTNSPRPEDTESLDATFTASREEQLRAMDFQSMSAQDIREAKRMLARLRLPIPEIKTRRSRPDPRGPRVDLRATLRASLRGQGELLLLAKRSPRLRHPPLVVLCDISGSMNSYSEMLLHFLHAITNDRDRVHVFLFGTRLTNVTRALRHRDVEAALGAVSCLVADWSGGTRIGTSLREFNQRWSRRVLGQNAVVLIITDGLERDGGEVLSEAMERLHKSCRKLLWLNPLLRYDGFKPLAQGVRLMLPHVDEFRPAHNVSSLMDLAHALSPDRAATTTRTTQRWK from the coding sequence ATGCCCGCCGGCACCTTAGCCCCAAACATCGTCCACTTCGCCCGCGGATTGCGGCGCGCCGGGTTGCCCATCGGCTCGGGGCAAATTCTGGATGCGCTGCGTGCGGCGGAACTGGTCGGGGTGGAAGAAAGGGATGACTTCTACTGGGGGCTCGCATCCATATTGACTGACCGGCACGCGCAACTGGAATTGTTCGACGCGGCATTTCGCTATTTCTGGGAGCAAAAACCCTTCGTTACCGAAGCCAGCGGCCGAGACAACAACGGCAACGCGGAAGGCGATGAGATCTCGCGGCGGGTCGCCGAGGCATTTACACCGAGAACAAATTCGCCACGCCCGGAAGATACCGAGAGTCTCGATGCCACCTTCACCGCCTCCCGGGAGGAGCAACTGCGGGCCATGGATTTTCAGTCCATGAGCGCGCAAGACATTCGCGAAGCCAAGCGCATGCTCGCGCGCTTGCGCTTGCCCATACCAGAAATCAAAACGCGGCGCTCCAGGCCCGACCCTCGCGGCCCGCGAGTGGATCTGCGTGCCACTTTGCGCGCAAGCCTGCGCGGACAAGGCGAACTGCTGCTGCTCGCGAAACGCTCGCCGCGCTTGCGCCATCCGCCGCTGGTGGTGTTGTGCGACATATCGGGTTCCATGAATAGCTACTCCGAGATGCTGCTGCACTTTTTGCACGCCATCACCAACGACCGCGACCGGGTGCATGTGTTCTTGTTCGGCACCCGGCTGACCAATGTCACGCGAGCGCTACGCCATCGCGACGTGGAGGCGGCCTTGGGCGCCGTGTCATGCCTGGTTGCCGACTGGTCGGGCGGGACCCGCATCGGCACGAGTTTGCGCGAATTCAACCAGCGCTGGTCGCGCCGGGTGTTGGGGCAGAATGCCGTGGTGCTCATCATCACCGACGGGTTGGAGCGCGATGGCGGGGAAGTCCTGTCAGAGGCCATGGAACGCCTTCACAAATCCTGCCGGAAACTGCTATGGCTAAACCCGCTGCTGCGTTACGATGGCTTCAAGCCCTTGGCGCAGGGCGTGCGGCTCATGCTGCCCCACGTGGACGAGTTCCGGCCGGCTCATAATGTAAGCAGTTTGATGGACTTGGCGCACGCGCTCTCGCCGGATCGTGCCGCCACGACTACAAGGACAACACAACGATGGAAATGA
- a CDS encoding MoxR family ATPase yields MRPVSLVTMPLPASVGDTLELLNRGDYIAERSLATSVYLALRMGRPLFLEGEPGVGKTEIAKVLASTMGRKLVRLQCYEGLDIASAVYEWNYSRQMIEIRLAEVEGARSREGLAQDIFSERFLIRRPILQALEGDLGAPPVLLIDELDRADEPFEAYLLEVLSDYQVTIPELGTMKASEPPVVIITSNRTREIHDAVKRRCLYHWVDYPSAERELQIVSRKVPGLAASLSAQVVALVQKLRGMELFKPPGVAETIDWAKALSVLNVTEINPEVVDETLGVLLKYRDDIERIKGKEGQALLSS; encoded by the coding sequence ATGAGGCCCGTTTCGCTTGTAACCATGCCCCTCCCCGCTTCCGTCGGCGACACCCTGGAACTTCTCAATCGCGGCGACTATATCGCCGAGCGCAGCCTTGCGACGTCGGTATATCTTGCGCTACGCATGGGCCGGCCACTTTTTCTCGAAGGCGAGCCGGGCGTGGGCAAGACGGAAATCGCGAAGGTCCTCGCCAGCACCATGGGCCGCAAATTAGTTCGGCTGCAATGCTACGAAGGGCTGGACATCGCCTCCGCGGTGTACGAGTGGAACTACTCCCGGCAGATGATCGAGATCCGCCTCGCGGAAGTGGAAGGGGCACGCTCCCGCGAAGGCCTCGCGCAAGATATCTTCTCCGAGCGCTTCCTCATTCGCCGGCCCATTCTGCAGGCACTGGAAGGCGATCTGGGCGCACCGCCCGTGCTCCTCATCGACGAGCTGGACCGCGCCGACGAACCCTTCGAGGCCTACCTGCTCGAAGTGCTCTCGGATTACCAGGTCACCATCCCCGAGCTTGGGACCATGAAAGCCAGCGAACCTCCCGTGGTGATCATCACCTCCAACCGAACGCGCGAAATACACGACGCGGTGAAGCGCCGCTGCTTGTATCACTGGGTGGATTACCCCAGCGCCGAGCGGGAACTACAGATCGTCTCTCGCAAAGTGCCCGGCCTAGCCGCGAGCCTATCGGCCCAAGTGGTGGCCCTGGTGCAAAAGTTACGTGGAATGGAATTGTTCAAACCCCCCGGCGTGGCCGAGACCATCGATTGGGCCAAGGCGCTGTCCGTTCTAAACGTCACTGAAATCAATCCCGAAGTGGTTGATGAAACCTTGGGTGTGCTGCTCAAGTATCGCGACGACATCGAGCGGATCAAGGGCAAGGAAGGCCAAGCGCTGTTGAGTTCCTGA
- a CDS encoding xanthine dehydrogenase family protein subunit M: protein MYAFNYSKAAGITDAAAKLSANPEAKLLAGGQTLLAAMKLRLASPSELVDLAGIADLAGIKTEGSALVIGAMTRHAEVARSAEVSKSIPALSKLAGGIGDRMIRNMGTLGGSLATNDPAADYPAAVLGLGATVHTNKRKINGDSFFTGMYGTALETGEIITSVSFPAPNRAGYVKFPNPASRYAMVGVFVSETSSGIRVAVTGAGPCVFRVPAMEKALAAKFAPESVASVVVAADDLSSDMHASAEYRAHLVTVMAKRAVAEAISGR, encoded by the coding sequence ATGTATGCATTCAACTATTCCAAAGCCGCGGGTATCACGGACGCCGCCGCCAAACTTAGCGCAAACCCTGAAGCCAAGCTGCTTGCCGGCGGACAGACCTTGCTCGCGGCCATGAAACTGCGCTTGGCTTCTCCCAGCGAATTGGTGGACTTGGCTGGCATCGCGGACTTAGCGGGAATCAAAACCGAAGGCAGTGCGCTCGTCATCGGCGCCATGACCCGGCACGCGGAAGTGGCGAGATCGGCCGAAGTGAGCAAATCCATTCCAGCACTCTCCAAACTGGCGGGCGGCATCGGGGATCGCATGATCCGCAACATGGGAACCCTCGGCGGATCGCTTGCCACCAACGACCCAGCCGCCGACTACCCCGCAGCGGTACTCGGATTGGGCGCCACCGTCCACACCAACAAGCGCAAGATAAACGGCGACAGTTTCTTCACCGGCATGTATGGCACCGCGCTCGAAACGGGCGAGATCATCACGTCCGTTTCGTTCCCCGCGCCTAATCGAGCCGGTTACGTGAAGTTCCCCAACCCAGCTTCGCGCTACGCCATGGTGGGTGTGTTCGTGAGCGAGACCTCCTCTGGAATTCGCGTCGCGGTGACCGGTGCGGGGCCATGCGTGTTCCGGGTGCCCGCCATGGAAAAAGCGTTGGCGGCGAAGTTCGCCCCCGAGTCCGTGGCCAGCGTCGTCGTTGCCGCGGACGATTTGAGTTCCGACATGCATGCCTCGGCGGAATATCGTGCGCACCTGGTTACGGTGATGGCCAAGCGCGCCGTCGCTGAAGCAATCTCCGGCCGGTAG
- a CDS encoding (2Fe-2S)-binding protein encodes MQVKLSMTVNGKPVSADVEARTLLVDFIRDKLKLTGTHVGCDTAQCGACTIHVNGNAVKCCNMLAVQANGAQVVTIEGVTPSDGTLHPMQAAFRDHHGLQCGFCTPGMVMSAIDLARRHANLTEEQVRAELDGNICRCTGYHNIVKAVRAGATAMKG; translated from the coding sequence ATGCAAGTCAAGCTGTCGATGACGGTAAACGGGAAGCCGGTAAGCGCGGATGTGGAGGCGCGCACGTTGCTGGTGGATTTCATCCGGGACAAATTGAAACTCACCGGCACCCACGTGGGATGCGACACCGCCCAATGCGGCGCCTGCACCATCCACGTGAATGGCAATGCGGTCAAGTGCTGCAACATGCTCGCCGTTCAAGCCAATGGGGCCCAAGTGGTCACCATCGAAGGGGTAACGCCCAGTGACGGCACACTGCATCCCATGCAAGCGGCTTTCCGCGATCATCATGGATTGCAATGCGGATTCTGCACGCCGGGCATGGTGATGAGCGCCATCGATCTGGCGCGCAGGCACGCCAATCTCACCGAAGAGCAAGTACGCGCCGAACTCGACGGCAACATCTGCCGGTGCACGGGCTATCACAACATCGTGAAGGCCGTGCGCGCTGGCGCCACCGCCATGAAAGGATAG
- a CDS encoding polyisoprenoid-binding protein codes for MTPPARNEQSHIPAWLTLHRNTGSPPTSAAHQSIPERGNRPSPIIAPFTRRISSYGQNASQSRFGRFLLTEEILNHLPCGFLLGLSVVIPAAAADTYTLDPRHTFPVFEVSHYDFSLQRGRFNKTTGKVTLDNATKSGSIEIVIDANTIDMGIDKWDEQMKSDAYFNTEQFPAITYRSDRVLFLGDKPVAAEGTLTLLGVSKPVNLAIAGFKCGPNPINKKPMCGANVSTQIKRSEFGMTRALPGIGDDIKIMIAVEAFKD; via the coding sequence ATGACACCTCCAGCCAGGAATGAGCAGTCCCATATACCGGCGTGGCTCACGTTGCATCGCAACACCGGCAGTCCACCCACTTCAGCGGCTCACCAATCTATTCCTGAACGCGGCAACCGTCCATCGCCAATCATCGCCCCTTTTACACGGCGGATTTCATCTTATGGCCAAAATGCCTCACAATCGCGTTTTGGACGCTTTCTGTTAACGGAGGAGATTTTGAACCACTTGCCATGCGGATTCTTGCTGGGCCTTTCCGTCGTCATTCCCGCGGCGGCCGCCGACACCTATACCCTCGACCCCCGCCACACCTTCCCAGTGTTCGAAGTATCGCACTACGATTTCTCCCTGCAACGGGGGCGCTTCAACAAGACCACGGGCAAGGTGACGCTCGACAACGCCACCAAGTCAGGCTCCATCGAGATCGTCATCGACGCGAACACCATCGACATGGGCATCGACAAGTGGGATGAGCAGATGAAGTCCGATGCCTATTTCAATACCGAGCAATTTCCCGCCATTACCTACCGGTCGGACAGGGTTCTTTTCCTGGGCGACAAGCCCGTGGCCGCAGAGGGTACGCTGACGCTCTTGGGAGTAAGCAAGCCTGTTAACCTTGCCATCGCCGGATTCAAGTGCGGGCCAAACCCCATCAACAAGAAACCCATGTGCGGGGCTAACGTGAGCACTCAGATCAAACGCTCGGAGTTCGGCATGACGCGCGCACTACCCGGGATTGGCGACGACATCAAAATCATGATCGCCGTGGAAGCATTCAAGGATTAG